A window from Citrus sinensis cultivar Valencia sweet orange chromosome 3, DVS_A1.0, whole genome shotgun sequence encodes these proteins:
- the LOC102628530 gene encoding UDP-glucuronate 4-epimerase 5, whose translation MLHLDRTPSTAGNKLKPDKFHNHRLRSKLTVWSFLFLTVFLVFFLISPSPSATFRGQSSPAFGGPQWEKQIVKSTRPRSTSGLTVLVTGAAGFVGSHVSLALKKRGDGVLGLDNFNNYYETSLKKARKGLLEQAGVFVIDADINDKSLLDKIFNVVAFTHVIHLAAQAGVRYAMQNPNSYVDSNIAGFVNLLETCKSSDPQPAIVWASSSSVYGVNKKVPFSEKDRTDQPASLYAATKKAGEAIAHAYNHIYGLSITGLRFFTVYGPWGRPDMAYFFFTRDIIRGKRITVYEAPDGASVARDFTYIDDIVKGCLAALDTAKKSTGSGGKKKGPAEFRIFNLGNTTPVPVSRLVSLLEKILKVKAETKVLPLPRNGDVQFTHANISLAQRELGYMPTTDLETGLKKFVRWYLSYYNSASASPSRKKNF comes from the coding sequence ATGTTACACTTGGATAGAACGCCCTCCACAGCGGGCAATAAGTTGAAGCCAGACAAATTCCACAACCACCGCCTCCGCTCGAAACTCACAGTTTGGTCATTCCTCTTCCTTACAGTCTTTCTCGTTTTCTTTCTCATCTCTCCATCTCCCTCCGCCACCTTCCGCGGCCAGTCCTCCCCGGCCTTCGGCGGACCCCAGTGGGAGAAACAAATCGTCAAATCCACACGTCCACGCTCCACAAGCGGGCTCACCGTTCTAGTCACCGGAGCAGCCGGTTTCGTTGGCTCCCACGTGTCGCTCGCCCTTAAAAAGCGTGGCGACGGGGTTCTTGGCCTTGATAACTTCAATAACTACTATGAAACAAGCTTGAAAAAGGCTCGCAAAGGCTTGCTTGAGCAAGCAGGTGTGTTCGTTATCGATGCCGACATCAACGACAAGTCACTTCTCGACAAGATCTTCAACGTGGTAGCGTTCACTCACGTAATACACCTCGCTGCACAAGCCGGCGTGCGTTACGCCATGCAGAATCCAAATTCTTACGTAGATAGTAACATAGCGGGTTTCGTGAATCTTCTAGAAACATGCAAATCATCTGACCCTCAGCCCGCAATTGTGTGGGCTTCTTCGAGTTCAGTTTACGGAGTGAATAAAAAAGTACCCTTTTCAGAAAAAGACCGAACTGACCAGCCGGCCAGCTTGTATGCAGCTACAAAGAAAGCTGGTGAAGCAATAGCACATGCTTATAATCATATATACGGCTTATCGATCACTGGTTTAAGATTTTTCACCGTTTATGGGCCGTGGGGGCGGCCTGACATGGcgtatttcttttttactagAGATATAATTAGAGGGAAAAGAATCACTGTTTATGAGGCCCCTGATGGAGCAAGTGTAGCGAGGGATTTTACGTATATTGATGACATTGTGAAGGGATGCTTGGCGGCCTTGGATACTGCGAAGAAGAGTACGGGCAGTGGAGGGAAGAAGAAAGGACCGGCAGAGTTTAGGATATTCAATTTGGGGAATACGACACCGGTTCCTGTGAGTAGGCTTGTGAGTTTGTTAGAAAAGATTTTGAAGGTGAAGGCTGAGACGAAAGTGCTGCCTTTGCCTAGAAATGGGGATGTCCAGTTCACTCACGCCAACATTAGTTTGGCGCAGAGGGAGCTTGGTTATATGCCTACTACCGATTTGGAAACTGGGTTGAAAAAGTTTGTGAGATGGTACTTGAGTTACTACAATTCTGCTTCCGCTTCTCCTTCGAGAAAGAAGAACTTCTAG
- the LOC102628830 gene encoding uncharacterized protein LOC102628830, whose amino-acid sequence MFQKFLNLCDRTKFTRLETQNPFVSLYRRFHLEPNSQNPASTLEPKTVQNNVGVFWDLDNKPPNSVPPFEAAIKLKKSISSLGVVKYMVAYANSHAFSYVPQVVREQREERKLFNQLENRGVIKPAEPYVCGVCGRRFYSNEKLVNHFKQIHEREQKKRLNQIESARGKRRVHLVGKYSMKMEKYKRAARAILTPKIGYGLADELKRAGFWVRTVSDKPQAADVALRNHMVDMMDKRHVECLVIVSDDSDFVDVLQEAKYRCLKTVVVGDVNDGALKRIADASFSWRDILMGKAKKEAVSVVGKWKDRDILKRLEWTYSPEVEKKAHDWADGNEDADIDDATGANNADCIPKEDNGAWWELESSDAEAIS is encoded by the coding sequence ATGTTTCAGAAATTTCTAAACTTATGTGACAGAACAAAGTTTACAAGATTAGAAACCCAGAACCCATTTGTCTCATTGTATAGAAGGTTCCATTTGGAGCCTAATTCTCAAAACCCAGCATCAACGTTAGAGCCAAAAACTGTCCAAAACAATGTGGGAGTTTTTTGGGATTTGGACAACAAACCCCCAAATTCAGTACCCCCATTTGAAGCAGctattaaactaaaaaaatcaatatcttCTTTGGGGGTCGTTAAATACATGGTGGCATATGCTAATAGCCACGCTTTTAGTTATGTGCCTCAAGTTGTAAGAGagcaaagagaagaaagaaaattgtttAACCAATTGGAAAACAGAGGTGTAATTAAGCCTGCTGAGCCGTATGTATGTGGTGTTTGTGGAAGGAGATTTTATAGTAATGAAAAACTTGTTAACCATTTTAAGCAAATTCATGAGCGTGAACAAAAGAAGAGGTTGAATCAAATAGAATCAGCCAGAGGGAAGAGGAGAGTGCATTTGGTTGGCAAGTATTCAATGAAGatggaaaaatataaaagggcTGCTAGGGCAATTTTGACTCCCAAAATCGGTTATGGTTTGGCAGATGAGCTGAAAAGAGCAGGGTTTTGGGTTAGGACAGTGTCGGATAAGCCACAAGCTGCTGATGTTGCGTTGAGGAATCATATGGTTGATATGATGGATAAAAGGCATGTTGAGTGTTTGGTTATTGTGTCGGATGATTCAgattttgtggatgttttgcaGGAGGCAAAGTATAGATGTCTAAAGACGGTTGTGGTGGGGGATGTAAATGATGGGGCATTGAAGAGAATTGCTGATGCTAGTTTTTCTTGGAGGGATATATTAATGGGGAAGGCAAAGAAGGAAGCTGTGTCAGTCGTGGGCAAATGGAAGGACCGAGATATTTTGAAGAGGTTGGAGTGGACTTACAGTCCAGAGGTGGAGAAGAAAGCACATGATTGGGCTGATGGGAACGAGGATGCAGATATTGATGATGCGACTGGTGCCAACAATGCGGATTGTATCCCGAAGGAAGATAATGGAGCTTGGTGGGAGCTGGAATCTTCTGATGCCGAAGCTATTTCATAA